The Candidatus Methylomirabilota bacterium DNA window CCGCGCGCGTTCTGCCGGTACTGTGCCCGACCCACGCAGTATTCGATGGCCTTTTCCCGGCAGCTCTCCTCCGTCTCGCCGACCATCGCGAGCTCGGGGATCGTGTAGATGGACAGCGGGAAGATCGGGGCGACGCGGGTCTTGTACTTGAGATCGAAGGCGTGGACCATGGCGACCCGCGCCTGCTCCATTGACGTCGCGGCCAGGGCGGGGAAGCCGATGACATCGCCGGCGGCGTAGATGTGCGGGATCGCCGTTTGATAGTGCTCGTTGACGGTGAGGTGACCCCGGTCGCCGACAGCAAGGCCGATGTGGTCGAGCCCGAGACCGCGCGTGTTGCCCAGGCGCCCGACCGCGATCAGAACGCTCTCCGCCTTTACCGTGCCACCGCTCTTCAGGCCGAGGACCACGGCATCAGGCTTCGGCTCATAGCGAACGACGCCTTCTTTCAGCCGGACGTCGATGCCCAGCAGCTCCATCTGGAGGCGTAGCCGGCCCGAGAACTCAGCGTCCAGGAAGCCCAGGAGCCGGTCGCGACCATCGATCAGCGTCACGCCGATCCCCAGCGCGGCGAAGATCGTCGCGTACTCGCAGCCGATGACTCCGCCCCCGACGATCGCCAGCGTCCGTGGGATCCGCCCCATCGAGAGGACCTCGTCGGAGTCGTAGATGCGAGGGTCCTCGAAGGGAATGCCCTCGGCGCGGCTCGGGACGGATCCAGTCGCGATGAGGATCACGTCCCCCTGCACGTCGCGCGCGGTGCCGCCGCCGGGCGCCGTCA harbors:
- the sthA gene encoding Si-specific NAD(P)(+) transhydrogenase, yielding MSHYDLVVIGAGPAGEKGAAQAAYFDKRVAMIEATPHVGGAGVNTGTIPSKTLRETALYFSGLTQRGLYGIDYTIKKELEIQDFMYRKHEVVRALREVVRLNIDRHRIELIHGAAEFQDAHAVRVTAPGGGTARDVQGDVILIATGSVPSRAEGIPFEDPRIYDSDEVLSMGRIPRTLAIVGGGVIGCEYATIFAALGIGVTLIDGRDRLLGFLDAEFSGRLRLQMELLGIDVRLKEGVVRYEPKPDAVVLGLKSGGTVKAESVLIAVGRLGNTRGLGLDHIGLAVGDRGHLTVNEHYQTAIPHIYAAGDVIGFPALAATSMEQARVAMVHAFDLKYKTRVAPIFPLSIYTIPELAMVGETEESCREKAIEYCVGRAQYRQNARGQITGDLGGQLKLVFRHPDKQLLGVHILGDSASELVHIGLMVLHAGGTIDTFIDAVFNYPTFGEAYKYAAYDGLQALQQRSRA